The Sparus aurata chromosome 10, fSpaAur1.1, whole genome shotgun sequence genome includes the window ttctttgttcacaCATCTATTTCTGTCAACTGTGTGAACAACTGCTGCAACACTACACATGCCTTGTAGGAGAGACTGCCTGACAATGAACTCTAAAATACCCATGTTGAACCAACATGGCAATTCCCCTCATGTTAACAGCCGGCAACCGTGGAGCTTCAGATGGATCTTCAGATGGATCTTTGCTGAATCACAGATATTGATGTAACAAGTAGTGTAAGTTTAAATGCATCATTAAAACTAGAGGTAAAAAatcgatattgcaatatattgttgtgctctctgttgCAATAAATAATTGATACACTGAcggcaaatatcgatattttattacaacacacattatggGTTTACCCCGTCAGTACTTAATCTCTCCTGTCCAGTTTATGGGGGTGCTAATCTCGTAAATGAGGGTAAAGTAGGCGTAAGCAGCGGCCGGTGAAGAAGACAAgttaacaacagaagaagaacagatgcaaGAATGGCGGAAAATACGAAcaacgaaaaacaaatcaaagacccaCCCGCAATTTTCCACTCTAAAGTGTGGACCCACTTTGGCTTTTACGAGACAGATGACAGGAGAACACTGGTGCGGTCGTTATCGCCGTCAGCGTGGGGGGGGAGCGTTCGTCCATCCGTCCCCCGGCTCCTCACCGTCAGCCGTTCGACCGACGGACgcacggacgctcgtcaccgtcagccgggggggggctgttttttttttaacgagaaGACCGTGGCAGCCCAttaacacccgctataaagcagctaacattgaaaatgagtatagcagcgcagcgccgctgttccaccgtctggagagaaccctgagatggacacattaaagtgcatgaacattaataacatgtcttatgtaaaccaggacagtgctttctgatactgaaaagtcagtagcaacttattttatgtaaacttgggcccgttttagtttaacaatagctaaacaagataagaataacatacaaattaaataaaatattgggcacatttcagtatgcaaccaattttgtgcagagttatgttcacccatccagtacctgggaagtgggaacataaaagtgctttggatcaacctggacacatcaaggcTTATTAAaagacgtttttctttttcagtcacatatcgtgatatattgttgatgaaatgtcttgcaatatatcgaatattgcagatatcgtgtatcgtgatattatcattatcgagggccaaatatcgtcacagtatcgaatcgtgagttacccgtatcgtcccacccctaattaaaacatttttatatatgcAGTTGAGTTTACCGAGTACATATCAGTGAATATGTTAGTAGCTGTGATTCAGAGTGGATGGTTTCATATCAGGCTGTAAACATGTCACTCTGACTAGTCAActtttcattagtttgataGATAGGTGTCACTCTGCCAGTAGTGTGAAGATACAGATGTGATCCCTGATTCAGGCTGTCAACACAGTGCATGGTGCAACAGAAGGCATGTGAGtgtcacacattttcacaaccacaacaacaaatcctttaaaaatagattttatttttcagttcaaGCATGTCACAGTTGAAATGTCAACACATTGATGTTCATCAAAAACAGTTACTGCTATATTTCATTACATATCATACATTTTTACTATACATCATTCCCACAAAACATTGATTTAACAGATCTCCTGGTTTTCCCCTTGGACCACACTGCGCAGCCTCTTCCTGTGAAATAAGTGAGGTGAACCTCACTCTCTCCTCCGTTGCTGTAGACCTCTGTCTACCAATGGTCGATCTGTGCAGTCACAAGGCCAGACAAAACCAGGAAGACATGATAGTAAAAGCACGTGAAAAGTCAGCTATTTACTCATTTGGTTATTTGAActttttgcaataaaaaaatgttaactCCTCCCACCCAACAAAGAAGAGGCTCAATGTTATGCTGGAATCTGGTCGTCAGTGGTGCAAACACCAGTTTCTAAACTCACGTCAGCTACTCTTGCTCTCTGTTAACTGGGGGGAGAGGGgaactgagacgaggcacttgTGAACGTGAATAAAGACACATCGTTTGGACCGGCAGAAAATAAACCAAAGTCCTTCATACGTAAATCCACAGTTCATAAGCATTAAACAGCTTAAACAAATCACCCAtaggcttgtataggcaaccaAGAGAGACATGGAAGGCAAATGCTAAAATCTGCTCACTTATGGCCAATAAAAATTGactaatacatgtaaattgctacaaattgtcactcagagcccctttaaaggatcgtgaaaaatacatttactgagtGGGACATTACATATGCCAAAATTGAAATTGTTAGTGCTCTTGAGTGGGACTCAAGCATAATGCACCCATATATAGGCCTCATAGATTCAAATATATACAGTAGCCTacatatacacaaatacactcaTTTGTCAGGGAAAGGCCAATGTGAGCTGATACTATAAAGTTCTGGCTGATTTTCACTTCGGCTCTATCAAACAGTATGTAAAAGTAATTATCAAAATTGTGTTCTCTTCTTCTCAGGATTCTGGTCTTTCTTAACAGCTATGTGACACAAAGAAGACATAAGGTCAGTTTTCCAGCAAATTGACAAAAGTTAAAAGCATTTCCCCTGGAAACAAGACGGAGACAGTAACTGAAAAAGTACCTTTTCGAAGTTCCCTGGCTTTCACAACCAGAACAATGATGACCAGTAGAAGGACAACAGTCAGGGCACCCCGGATTATCACACTTATCAGCATTGCTATTCCGTCACACTCTCCTACAAGAAAGTTAATATAGGCTCAACATTACTAACTGAATCGAGCTGAACTGTTTTTCCTAGAACTGATAGACAACTTTGACAATGAAAGAAATCTTTAGGAGAATCTTACTTTCACCCTCCCTGTCATCATCATGTGGCTCATCGCTgccttttaataaaataaagataacaTTCGTTTTGATTTTGaagaatgatttaaaaaaatacttcctTGCATACAGGATGTTGTTTTCAGACAAAAAAAGTATCGtacaataaaagcagaaaagagcAAACTGAACAAAGAGAactaaagagaaaaagacagtcATCTTACCATTAACCTTTAAATGTATGGGAGTCAAAATTGGAATGCTGTTCATGTAAAATCCACAGTAATACAGTCCAGAGTCAGATGAATCCACATTTTTGATGTTGAGAAAGACAGTGGAGATGTTggatttcatttcaattttatCTTTTTCATATCCATCACAGACCTTTCCTTTGCCTCCATAATTAATTATAACAACAACGCAGCTGATCTTGGTTCTGTTGACCAGTCTGGACCAGAATGTTTGAGTATCAaagtttgaaatgttgttgCACTGCAGTGTGACTTCTTCACCAGGCTGAGCCTCCACAGTTTGATACTGAGAGACTGAGGCAGAGATCCAGCCTGAAACAAAagcagataacaaaaaaaaagaacatgaacattttcctttggataaatatttaaataagtGAACAATTATTAATTCCCAATACTCACTAATGCTGCAGAGACTCAAAGCTGCTATCAAAGTGAAGTTCTTCATGGTGTGTGTTGCTGTTACTCTGCAATGTCCGCAACTGAACTGTGCTCCAGTCAGGGTGCTTTTAATGCAAAGAGGTGGGGTGTGTCTTAAGTTCCTTATCCTGTTcatcaaactgacctcaaacCTGCTGTCAGGAAGAAAAGTGTTGACGCAGAATATTAAGCTATTTCTTCAGATGGTGTTATTTTTATAATACAATGTAAGATTATATAAGAATGTCAAATCTAATCCCATCATCcaatattaaaaatacaaacaattgtatttttgtttgattaaagcaataaaaatgATCTCGATCAATAGGTGGTTCTGAGGTTGTCCTTAtgtttcctttcatttcagacagTTGTGTAGAAGCAATTTACCCCCTTGTGGTCATGACTGTATCTTCCCCGGTGAACCAAATGGAGCGTTCTGCACAGGAAAAACTTTGTTGTCTTATAAGGTGTTACATGCTGGGGGGTAGTATTGGAGGTGTTTTTGCTAGGCTGAGTAAAGATAGTGATTTTAATTtcagaataaatatatatttaacaagTAGTGGTTATACAGTGTTTAATAGTACTAGTTGATACTGATTGTTTCCACCAACACAGTATGGCATGCTTTACTGTAAAGATTCTTTATACAAGCCATACTGACAGTAGAGGAGTGGTTTGCTTCCCTTGCAGTTTAACAATTTGGCAGTTACTTCAACCAAAGATGGAAATGATGCTGGAATGTGCGACATTTTTCCAGGGTGATACAGACACATCtaaacacacagccattaaCCTTATAGACTCTGCTCGTGGAGGACCTATCTGCATCCTGACTTGATTACAACTACCTTATTTTTGTGATGCTTTGCTATATTTACCATCCTCCATCTGTACCCCAGGTCCCCTCAGGTTTTCCTCCCAACAGCCAGTGAACATTCCAGACTTCTCTGCATCTTCCAATTTCTGCTCCCAGTCTGTAGCCTCTGTATCATACTTGTCAACACTGGGATTTGAAAATAAGGGAAATCATCTGCGAATCATCTGTGGATGATGGGACTGCTCATGTCATGGGCCATGACCCCTTACCCCTCATGAACCACTTAAAAACTACAAGATGGTTTTTACAGCTCCTACCTCCTGAAATAAGGTGGgcatttttatttcctgtcctTACCTATTGGGTGAAGTGATTAATGAGGTGTGCCTGATCATTGTACTGAAGTCAGGCACACCTGATAATCACTTCATCCAATAGTAGTGAAcatgataaaataaagatgCCCTTCTAAATTCAGGAAGTAGTGGAGCATTGAAAATGGTCTATGAAGTGTTCAGAATCTGATAGGCTTACCTGCTTGACATTGAAATGCTTTGCTTATTCCCACATTATATACATGAAAGACAAAAGGGGCTCGCTTACCTTTGATGAGTTGCGTTGCTTTAGTTTTTCCTGCCCAGTATTTTCTTGCGATGGCAGAGTCTGGGGACATGGCAGCTTCACATTTATTGAAGTCATCACAGAAGCTAAAAGCTACATTGTTTTAAGCAAAGAGCATTGCCATCTTTACGTCTGCGTTTGTGACCTGATCTGCCTCCGTAACGTTTCTTGTGATTAATGTGGCCATTGGAGGGGCATGTTTCTGGGCTTCTAGAGCACGTTTGTGCTTCAGAGAGTTTTTGTGCTGTCTTACATTGTGtcgttctttttttctttttttcttttttctttctcccactTGTCAAGGTATTTGcacatagttttgttttttttgggaggtGGTGATCTGTTTCTGTCTTCGGCCAttttcagttcacgttcgcaaTTTTTACTACtgtactgccacctgctgggccGGAGGGGAAACACCGGAGATTTAAGGGAAAATATGTAAACGGGAAGATGGCGGGACAGATTATTAACATAACAGAATTTCCCAGGGAAAACACTTACAGGTCTGTCTCTCATTTAGCTAGCCTCAGTATCATCGCCTTTTGCCTTCATCTCATTTGGCTAGCCACTGGTCCATGACCCTCCGGCCTGCACCTCAGTTACCTAGCACGCTGCCTGTCTCCCCATCCGCAGCCTCCTTCTGGATcttcttttgtttggttttcttgGCTACCTTCCAGAGTTGTCCCACCTAAGTGGCTACCCTCCAGATCAGTCCTGTTCATGTCAAAGGCATCCGGACCACCCTCCAGAGATCTCCACCCATCTGCCCTGCCTATGGGTTGTAGTCCACCTCAGAGTTCCCTGACCACTTCCTCGAGCAGCCTCCTCCTGCTTTTCTGTTGCACAGCTACCCAACTGAGGTCTCCTGCTTCTCCACCTTTCAGAACCAAGGTCCACCCTGCATATCTTTGTGGCATCCAGAACGATCCAATCCCTTGATGAAGTGGTACCGTCacaaccagtgttgggcacgttactttaaaaaagtaattagttatagttactagttacttcttccaaaatgTAACTGAGGTAGCAAAgaaattactccactataaaagtaactactcaccaggaaaagtaactatagcgttacttttaattatttccaCTTTTGAGcttggcattcattttagctacttggcatccatgtatttagaaaatgtcttcctgcatggcggaccggctcctgttctccccgatatttttgccagtgagtgatctgaaggagtctgagtcatctgttgataacaggagcatgttctcaacaacatacctgcctatcattgcattcacttcagtctgtgtcaagtttttgtgaagctggatcaaagaaatccagctgtagctgctcggacagctccgtgtcctttGTTAGcagagctcacgttagccacacctggcctgctgtcattaTCAACAGTGTCAGCAatggagtttttggccagtgttagttttgtagaagcgtgtgccactgagagatgattcattagattagagctacttacaacggacgtggacaaaagattaaagtagtgtctgtacttccactttaaAAAAGGTAACTTTCCCAACGGACTCActattgctgcagctcacctctgctagtaagtgtgtgcgaggctgctgtgtgcgtgtgtggtttgtgtgtaaactgaacactgcctctgattggcttacgaactctcactctaccttagagaaccaatcaccatcactaatgcggttgtcccgcccctccctcctccctcgctaagctaaaaaaataataataaaataaaacagctctgcagctccggtggctgataGTGATGGGAacagcagttctttttactgtactgaatctctagaatccgttcattaaaatgattctttcaaaagattcgttcaccgaatcgttcagtgctctccaactccctgaactgataagcagccaaacgatccgccattcagttcatgattcagccctgaggttcactttcacttactgagggacggtgcgttcatggactatagtacacaatcatttgtgggagacgcagcgctgctttgagtggtatacatgcacaaaaattaatacacggtgaaagtgtcctctgtgcacacagTAACATcaattaacatgatgctacacggatgttagcaacacagcgctaattttagcagtaccaTTACTGGACGTGAATCacctcctctgccctgagtgagtgagtaaatgacacagcgccactttcagcacagtacgtgaacgagaatcacatccttagcgacagttctctgtatgcagtaggttcctgaatcatgaacgaatcacagcgcgaacgtgaattacgtcctcacagttctctgtgtgagtcgcggcagttccactccccgCCGGCATGCTCgctgctgagctcaactgaactgagaaaggagcAAATCAGTTCTTGAAGTGATTTCGTTCACTTTGTTCACttaaaagatttgttcgtttgaacgacacattcgcgaccgacacaacactagtGGCTGAGAGCTGAGTATGATGACAaaagcttcaatgagcagcttcagttaacgcgccacatttaatagtcggtaatggtaacagcgttgtaacgctggaaatagtaattagttagattacctgttactgaaaaGAAGTAACGCCGTTTATAGTAACGACGTTTattgtaacgccgttattcccaacactggtcacaACTGCTGCCTCAGTCCTGCTTTGCTTCTGCCTCTCTCGACCACATTCCCATTCCCAGAGGCCCCTACATTTTCATGAAGCTTTGCACTCATCCCCGTTCTCCATGCATTGACGGGATGCCCCCAGACTTTGCAACTCCTCCTAGTATCCTGACTCTCACATCCATTAATATCCACCAATCAAAGTCTAGCGTTACTTTGGGCTCTGCTTTCAATCTTGAACATGAACCTGCCTGCACCCTTTCCCTTTCCCATTCCTGTTAACCTCACACATTCCTTGTCACTTCTGtcaacttttaaaagtaaaaccaCTCACTTGACCTGCTGACCCTGTCTGCCAGGTTGTCTGCATTTGTGTCCTTCCAATTGCTGCTTCATACAAACTCCTTGACTCATGCGCAAATGTGTCCAGCATTGATGCCTGATGTACGGTGGCCCTgtacacgaacgcaaatcagaaaacacgaatgcaaatcaaaaaacacgtacgcaaatcagaaaacacgaacgaaaatcagaaaacacgaatgcaaatcaaaaacacaaacgcaaatcaggaaacacgaacgcaaatcaaaaaacacaaacgcaaatcaaaaaacacaaacgcaaatcagaaaacacaacaacattaaccaAACCGAAAGAGGTAGGCACCCTTGGGTACCTTCCGCGAAATGGCCGAAATAATTGAAACATCATAAAACTTCAAACATCATCATATCCATGTCTCTCTTAAGTCGTCACTGGCagcgctcttattttgaaaacatgtaaaacacgtCCTTCCGGTTCAAAGAACGGACCAGTTCAATCAGCCACGATTCCTGTCGCCCGAGGGTACCTACCTCTTCCGGTTccgttaatgttgttgtgttttctgatttgcgtttgtgtgttatgatttgcgtttgtgttttctgatttgcgttcgtgttttctgatttgtgttttgctcttcttttttgctcttttgcctgtgtgtttcagaggtgcTGTGGAGGCTGGGCGTGTGTTTCCTTGAGGGCTGGAGATTCCTGTCTTACACACCTGCAACAATTTCATCAACTccatttttatatattctggGCTACTCTGCATTCATTGTAAGATTGTTTCATCTTTACTACGTAAAGTTGTGCCTATATACTGGATATGGTACTCATTCCCTTAATTGATTtccccttttattgcttttctcAATGGCATCATGGTCAATATATTAATTTGGGTTTTTTGACGAAAGAAtttactgaaaacaaaaacaatctctTTAATGTCAAAGTAAAAACAGATTTCTGCCAATAAATGTCAATTAAGTAAGCATATATGATGTAAAGTGATTGCATAAGTATTCATCCCCTTTAAAGTCACTGACCTAATTGGACAGGGGTCATTGGTTAATCAGTGTTCCTGGTCacttaaacacattttgtccatTATCCAGTGGATGGGCATCCTAGAGAGCATGAGTTTTTATCTTTATCAAGGCAACAATGTTTTCACCAGGATGGACTGGCCATAGGGAGCGCAAGGGGCCTGGCAAACTGATTGGCCTGCAGTgttaaaaaggcagaaaacaacACAGGGCAGCGACTTAAGTCAGAACTGTTGGCCCTCACAGCTGGAATACACTCTTTGACAATAATTGGCACCAACAGGATGACACTTTCTTGGGACTGGGCTTTTATTCTCTCATTCTCTAGCTCTCTCAGTTAATTTTCATGGCCGCTCAGTTTGACAAGTCCTTACTGTATCAACTTCTTCAAGACTCAGCtacttctgtttttctgtactTCTGAAAACAACCATGTAGAAGGAAGGAAGCCTTTACAATTAAATCCactttgaaatgtacaaagcaCAGTATTTAAAACCTGTTTTTAAGTCAAAGACCTCTACTGAGGCACATAACAATCATCACAATCTTTCAAAAATATCTTCAGGTTTTAAGAGAACatatttaaatgtcagtgtgaaAGTTGTGCAGCTTTTGTCacatgtggttttaatgttgagAGGTGAAGGCCAGTCTAACTGTTTGGACCACTGTGGAAAATAACAGAGGGGAGGGGGCACAAGACTTGTTGCAAGTCCACGTGTGCATGCAAACACAGCCAGAGCTGaagccctttttaaaaaaaacatttatacattCACTTCGTCAATGAAcaataaaggatgaaaataaAAGTGAGTGTTTCCAGTCAAAGAATGGAAAATACAGGCCTATGGAAACATAGGGGAACATAATAACAGGGGGGAGGGGGCACAAGACTTGTTGCAAGTCCACATGCGCAGGCAAAAAAGTCAAGccctttaaataaatgatgtatACATTAACTCTGTCAACTTAGAAGAAGGATGACttaagaaagaaaattaaagtgAGTGGTTCCAgtcaaatgatgaaaaatacaGGCttatggaaacattttcaaaatgtaaaattaatgaaTGTACATTACCCCTCATACCTCCCAGCAGCCCCCCCTATGGACATACAACAATCATCAGTGTCTTTACAGTTCCCTCCTCCATCAGATGTCAAGTTGGTGTTTCTTTAATTCAGATAACCATCAAGGACACATTTAATGATAAAGATAGATcctgagagcgagagaggaagaaacatgTGAGAATCAAAAACCAAAGACTGTCGAGGAAAAATTAAATTCACCTTAATGTTGAATCTTTTTCACAAATGAAATTTTAGACAAAGGGATCTTAATCCCACTCTTGTAATCTTATTCTTGTTATACTGGATATTTGATGTAGATAAAAATACTGTTGCTGTTATGtgaatgattattttcatgaacaGCCACAATACTTTACCGTACATTAGCTGTAAATAGGTGCGCAG containing:
- the LOC115588963 gene encoding uncharacterized protein LOC115588963; its protein translation is MKNFILIAALTLCSIGWISASVSQYQTVEAQPGEEVTLQCNNISNFDTQTFWSRLVNRTKISCVVVIINYGGKGKVCDGYEKDKIEMKSNISTVFLNIKNVDSSDSGLYYCGFYMNSIPILTPIHLKVNGSDEPHDDDREGERECDGIAMLISVIIRGALTVVLLLVIIVLVVKARELRKAVKEDQNPEQRENVGCDDDVTYAAVRIQPKAKRRHQEPNVIYASTR